In Bacillota bacterium, one genomic interval encodes:
- a CDS encoding glycosyltransferase codes for MAKLGHEVSIFSTSKKSLLRVNRSIVDEVKLIEFPDLLFGSARNGWDLYNILRRCFYIRRERFDMVHALDTRPVVIFPALIAKYFFKSKLVIEWLDWFGKNGTATERSKYIKWFMLPIETFFEEKFRKFADGSIGLGLPLTNRALEYSPKSKVLTITHGCDIDNIKTYHIEYAREKIKLNKCAYYLGYTGRLREDVIIRLNDIVKHLNEMNIPGKIYCILIGNPAFKYQKYLDDGAKEFFITTGWITYEEVNYYMSACNILMLPFNGKSVARNGIWPSKLNDYLAVGRPILCTKLDVLRETFEKYRIGFMVDDNTEHFIRKVKELLLNEEQANTFGVNARELAETDFNWNRIVNKIDTFYKNIK; via the coding sequence TTGGCAAAGTTAGGTCATGAAGTGTCAATTTTTTCAACTTCAAAAAAGAGTTTGTTGAGAGTTAATAGAAGTATAGTCGATGAAGTCAAATTAATTGAATTCCCAGATCTACTATTTGGAAGTGCAAGAAATGGCTGGGATCTTTATAATATATTGCGCAGATGTTTTTATATCAGGAGAGAGAGGTTTGATATGGTCCATGCACTCGATACTCGACCTGTAGTAATATTTCCAGCTTTGATAGCAAAATACTTCTTCAAGTCGAAACTAGTTATTGAGTGGTTAGATTGGTTTGGAAAGAATGGTACTGCGACTGAGAGAAGTAAATATATAAAATGGTTTATGTTGCCAATTGAGACATTCTTTGAGGAGAAATTTCGAAAGTTTGCCGATGGTAGCATTGGATTGGGCTTACCATTAACAAATCGAGCATTAGAGTATTCGCCAAAATCGAAAGTACTAACCATTACACATGGTTGCGATATCGACAATATTAAAACTTACCATATTGAATATGCCAGGGAGAAAATTAAGCTTAATAAATGTGCATATTATTTAGGCTATACGGGCAGGTTACGCGAGGATGTTATAATTCGACTGAATGATATTGTAAAACATTTAAATGAGATGAACATACCTGGAAAAATTTATTGTATTTTAATTGGTAATCCAGCTTTTAAGTATCAGAAATATTTGGATGATGGCGCCAAAGAATTTTTCATAACAACTGGATGGATTACATATGAAGAAGTGAACTATTATATGTCGGCATGCAATATTCTTATGCTACCATTTAATGGCAAATCTGTTGCCAGAAATGGAATTTGGCCCTCAAAATTGAATGACTATCTTGCAGTTGGGAGACCCATTTTATGTACAAAATTGGATGTATTGAGAGAAACATTTGAAAAATATAGAATTGGATTTATGGTCGATGACAATACAGAGCATTTTATTCGAAAGGTAAAGGAATTACTACTGAATGAAGAACAGGCAAATACATTTGGTGTCAATGCAAGAGAGCTGGCTGAAACAGATTTTAATTGGAATCGAATTGTTAATAAAATTGACACTTTTTATAAAAACATTAAATGA
- a CDS encoding glycosyltransferase family 2 protein, translating to MNSVIGIVTVTYNSEKVIEGFLQSILIQDYSNYFLYIIDNASRDKTLSLLSKYKDNRIKLFVNMENLGIASGNNIGISAAMKDGCEKILLINNDTEFEINLISKLLNVQSSVKCRLVVPKILYFSEPDVIWYAGGFLSKYRGYTPSHRGIGEKDIGQYSNIEVITYAPTCCVLLDTQVIRDVGLMDENYFVYFDDVDFMYRILKNGSHKLVYLDDVSFFHKVGSLTRSSEKNKNKNVFSNFYIEYRTKNLVYFLKNQKTISSTFFIFYHYFRMNAHFLLTSKYKHDLKTFFLIQKSFYNGLIKK from the coding sequence ATGAATTCCGTTATCGGTATTGTCACAGTAACTTACAACAGCGAAAAAGTTATTGAAGGCTTTCTTCAGAGTATTCTAATTCAGGACTACTCCAATTATTTTTTATATATTATTGATAATGCATCGCGAGATAAAACTTTATCTTTATTATCAAAGTACAAAGACAATAGAATTAAATTGTTTGTTAATATGGAAAACTTGGGAATTGCTTCTGGAAATAATATAGGTATCTCAGCAGCAATGAAGGATGGGTGTGAGAAAATTCTATTGATTAATAATGATACCGAATTTGAAATTAATTTAATTTCTAAGTTATTGAATGTACAGTCATCCGTAAAATGTAGACTTGTTGTGCCTAAGATATTATATTTCTCAGAGCCCGATGTAATTTGGTATGCAGGCGGATTCCTTTCGAAATATAGAGGTTACACACCATCACATAGAGGTATTGGGGAAAAAGATATTGGTCAATATTCTAATATTGAAGTGATCACGTATGCGCCTACCTGCTGTGTTCTTCTTGATACTCAGGTTATTCGCGACGTTGGATTGATGGACGAAAATTATTTCGTTTATTTTGATGATGTAGATTTTATGTATAGAATATTAAAAAATGGTTCGCATAAGTTGGTGTACTTGGATGATGTTAGTTTTTTTCATAAAGTTGGAAGTTTGACCAGATCGAGCGAAAAAAACAAAAATAAAAATGTTTTTTCAAATTTTTATATTGAGTATAGAACTAAAAATTTAGTCTACTTTCTTAAAAATCAAAAAACTATCTCATCCACTTTTTTTATTTTTTACCACTATTTTAGAATGAATGCCCATTTTCTATTGACAAGCAAATATAAACATGATTTGAAAACTTTTTTTCTCATACAAAAATCATTTTATAACGGTCTCATAAAAAAATAA
- a CDS encoding O-antigen ligase family protein, whose translation MFNQLIIFVAFILAVFSFMIVYESKKFVNFAIISFFIMYLIPKESFFFAFSITVIVLFSLMNTKYSINKLKFILPLFSFYALVFIFTGDGITKEYLIGMVRVVGFQFIIVTLCALFVRDYSDLKMFLKSLLIILFVSYIMIGFYQYYTGVVLSPWIDESDILVYTKIYDLNRFRSFLDIHPANSANGILFVICLTFYGLIEKNKTKIIIFTFALIALFLTFTRMAYIAFFLLVLLFVVMNASKNWIKISFAVFILILLIVPLFVVGQDIFSYSIRLVSDINIYGRINIWETFFLNISKYLFGQGYFNNTRVAYFISSSSENYFIQEFINYGVFSIILYFVIIMKFFKNLAVSKPEIEKKTIVLMFFAFVFNMMGATYSQNMLFLVFGLSFSYANVVQNYQQLPIKYSIEK comes from the coding sequence TTGTTTAATCAACTAATTATATTTGTTGCGTTTATACTTGCAGTTTTTTCATTCATGATTGTTTATGAGTCAAAGAAATTTGTCAATTTTGCAATCATTTCATTTTTTATAATGTATCTTATCCCCAAAGAATCATTTTTTTTTGCATTTTCAATTACTGTAATTGTATTGTTTTCCTTAATGAATACAAAATATAGTATAAATAAACTTAAGTTTATTTTACCTCTGTTCAGCTTTTATGCTTTAGTCTTTATTTTTACAGGTGATGGGATAACCAAAGAATATTTAATTGGAATGGTCAGAGTAGTAGGTTTCCAATTTATTATTGTTACTTTGTGCGCCTTATTTGTTAGAGATTATTCTGATCTAAAAATGTTCTTGAAATCATTATTAATAATTCTATTTGTCTCTTATATAATGATTGGATTTTATCAATATTATACCGGAGTGGTTTTATCTCCATGGATCGATGAAAGTGATATTCTTGTATACACTAAAATTTATGATTTAAATCGATTTAGATCTTTTCTTGATATTCATCCTGCTAATAGTGCCAATGGTATACTTTTTGTAATTTGTTTAACATTTTATGGACTTATTGAGAAAAACAAAACTAAAATAATAATTTTTACATTTGCTCTTATTGCATTGTTTTTAACATTTACAAGGATGGCTTATATTGCTTTTTTTCTCCTTGTACTTCTTTTTGTTGTAATGAATGCAAGTAAAAACTGGATAAAAATAAGTTTTGCGGTGTTTATATTGATATTATTAATCGTTCCGTTGTTTGTTGTTGGACAAGATATATTTTCTTATTCAATAAGATTAGTCTCAGATATTAATATCTATGGACGAATAAATATTTGGGAAACATTTTTTCTAAATATATCTAAATATTTATTTGGACAAGGCTATTTTAATAATACTCGAGTAGCATATTTTATTTCAAGTTCCTCTGAAAACTACTTCATTCAAGAATTTATAAATTATGGTGTGTTCAGCATCATTCTTTATTTTGTAATAATCATGAAATTTTTTAAGAACCTCGCTGTTTCTAAACCAGAAATTGAAAAAAAAACTATCGTACTAATGTTTTTTGCATTTGTTTTCAACATGATGGGTGCAACGTACTCCCAAAATATGTTGTTTTTGGTTTTTGGCTTATCTTTCTCCTATGCAAATGTTGTTCAAAATTATCAACAATTACCTATAAAATATTCAATTGAAAAGTAA
- a CDS encoding NAD-dependent epimerase/dehydratase family protein: protein MSKILITGGAGMIGSNLVKKIISEKNQVTVVDNLWRGKLDYLNFGYGKSLFDIDNNFYAIDLSFQGSLDHLLDDIDYVIHLADIVAGIGYVFDNQSFIFRQNLLINSNVINAVKNSKIKGFLYVGTACSFPESLQNELQSKQLKESQLFPANPESAYGWSKLMGQYETKLLEQEFNIPSLSLMLHNVYGSPCDFSIEKSQVIPSLIRKAINYPEEDFIVWGSGKQGRAFVHVNDVVEAIYLAIKKGWQEDTIQIGPSICTTIAEIAEEIVKLSGKNIAIKYDNTKPEGDKSRAADFSLARNVLGWRPKTDLSSGLKEQYDWIYKQINRES, encoded by the coding sequence ATGAGTAAAATTTTAATAACTGGTGGTGCTGGTATGATCGGTAGTAATTTGGTTAAAAAAATAATTAGTGAGAAAAACCAAGTTACTGTTGTGGATAATCTTTGGCGTGGCAAACTTGATTATTTGAATTTTGGATATGGTAAATCTTTGTTTGATATCGATAATAATTTTTATGCAATCGATTTAAGTTTCCAAGGATCACTAGACCACTTACTAGATGATATTGATTACGTAATTCACTTAGCGGATATTGTGGCGGGTATTGGGTACGTATTTGATAACCAGTCTTTTATTTTTCGGCAGAATTTACTAATTAATTCTAATGTAATTAATGCAGTTAAAAACTCTAAAATAAAAGGCTTTTTATATGTTGGTACTGCATGTAGTTTCCCAGAAAGTCTACAAAATGAACTCCAATCAAAGCAATTAAAAGAGAGTCAATTATTCCCAGCAAACCCTGAATCAGCTTATGGCTGGAGTAAGTTAATGGGGCAATATGAAACAAAGCTCTTGGAACAAGAGTTTAATATACCAAGTTTGTCTTTAATGTTACATAATGTTTATGGTTCCCCCTGTGATTTTAGTATAGAAAAAAGTCAAGTCATTCCGTCTTTGATTCGTAAGGCAATAAATTATCCAGAAGAGGATTTTATTGTTTGGGGGTCTGGTAAACAGGGACGAGCTTTTGTTCATGTTAATGATGTTGTGGAGGCTATTTATTTAGCGATAAAAAAAGGCTGGCAAGAGGATACAATCCAAATTGGCCCGAGTATTTGTACTACAATTGCTGAAATTGCAGAAGAAATTGTAAAACTTTCTGGTAAAAACATTGCAATTAAATATGATAACACAAAACCAGAGGGTGATAAATCCAGAGCAGCAGATTTTTCGTTAGCAAGAAATGTACTTGGTTGGAGACCTAAAACTGATTTATCTTCTGGATTAAAAGAACAGTATGATTGGATATACAAACAAATTAACCGGGAATCATAA
- a CDS encoding glycosyltransferase family 4 protein, with protein sequence MKRIGLLFTGSENWLGGVYYIKNIILALNNNTENEKHYLVLIVPPWISKSLYSDLSANIEILFYPDKKSIESRYVMLHRVFRKIRSLLGKGYDYSFSKILINNRIDVIYPVYSTLTKKFPVPWIAWVPDLQHKFYSQYFTAKQIKEREKNYKSLANDASKIIFSSYDALNTFHKYYSFNKSKLFVLQFRSIIDTEYQNHNFRTNLGKYNLPGNYFCVSNQWWAHKNHIVVLNAIILLLKAGTNINVVFTGKTFDHRNEKFFEQMKCYIKDNEIDKNVRILGLIPRTDQLSIMKNSLGIIQPSKFEGWSTVVEDAQALGKKIIISDIPVNKEQAPANAVYFNPDNPTELSNLLKMISCGQFVDEEPNNDRYKSLIKKFSLDFLNIVEE encoded by the coding sequence ATGAAAAGAATTGGATTATTATTCACTGGTAGTGAAAATTGGCTTGGGGGAGTATATTATATAAAAAATATTATTCTTGCTCTTAATAATAACACTGAAAATGAAAAGCATTATTTAGTTTTAATTGTTCCCCCATGGATCAGTAAAAGTTTATACAGTGATTTATCCGCGAATATTGAAATTCTATTTTATCCTGATAAAAAAAGTATCGAATCCCGTTATGTAATGCTTCACCGAGTATTTAGAAAAATCAGATCACTTTTAGGTAAAGGATATGATTATAGTTTTTCTAAAATCCTGATTAATAATAGAATTGACGTGATTTACCCAGTTTACTCAACGCTAACGAAAAAATTTCCTGTCCCCTGGATTGCTTGGGTACCGGATTTACAACATAAGTTCTATAGTCAGTATTTTACAGCGAAACAAATCAAAGAAAGAGAAAAAAATTATAAATCATTAGCCAACGATGCATCAAAAATAATTTTTAGCAGTTATGACGCACTGAATACTTTTCATAAGTATTATTCTTTCAATAAGTCAAAGTTATTCGTCTTACAATTCAGATCTATAATTGATACGGAATATCAAAATCATAATTTTCGTACTAACCTAGGTAAATATAATTTGCCAGGGAATTATTTTTGTGTTTCAAATCAATGGTGGGCACATAAAAATCATATTGTAGTTCTAAATGCAATAATCCTGCTGTTAAAAGCTGGAACTAATATAAATGTCGTTTTTACTGGTAAAACTTTTGATCACCGGAATGAGAAATTTTTTGAGCAAATGAAATGTTATATCAAAGATAATGAAATTGATAAGAATGTTAGAATTCTTGGATTAATCCCCCGAACGGATCAATTGTCCATTATGAAAAATTCTCTTGGAATAATCCAACCTTCAAAGTTTGAAGGCTGGAGTACTGTTGTTGAAGATGCACAAGCACTTGGCAAAAAAATTATTATTTCTGATATACCTGTAAACAAAGAACAAGCACCTGCAAATGCAGTTTATTTTAATCCGGATAATCCTACAGAATTATCTAATTTGTTAAAAATGATTTCTTGCGGGCAATTTGTGGATGAAGAGCCTAATAATGATCGATACAAATCATTAATTAAGAAATTTTCCTTAGATTTTTTGAATATCGTAGAAGAATAA
- a CDS encoding sugar transferase: MIWRSTYHHRIAQFADIITAFLGLIISYYLSEYLSKLDPSIFRVPTQFSYFYFSLALMICVLTVILFKGYKAYSYQRFTSLIREYSIVLKVCLLTSLIAVVIIFLAGFREFPRTLMIVYFFVSLVIFSLQKTILFFIASFIRKKGLDRKKILLVGANGNAGQFIESVENNFSWGLDIIGVLTDSGSDVGKELQGVKVLGLIDDLESVLKKNIPDELMITLSTDRFASIKRIIEICEREGVMVRLNSDFLGYITKRVTVDNVFGQNIISFHMVAQSEIQLYSKRLIDIIFSVLAIIFFTPFMLFAIFGIWITDGRPILYNWNVVGLNKKPFKSWKLRTMVKNADLLKNELVDKNEINGPVFKIENDPRIIPIGRILRKFSIDEMPQLFSVLKGDMSLVGPRPVFPNELSKFQSWQRRKLSFKPGITCIWQINGRNAVNDFEERVRMDLEYIDNWSLLLDLKILLKTIPVVLFGRGAS; this comes from the coding sequence ATGATCTGGCGCTCAACATATCATCATAGAATAGCACAGTTTGCAGATATTATAACTGCGTTTTTGGGATTGATTATATCCTACTATTTATCAGAATATCTATCTAAACTGGATCCTTCGATTTTTAGAGTTCCAACTCAATTCAGCTATTTTTATTTTAGTCTTGCCTTAATGATCTGTGTTTTGACAGTTATCCTATTCAAAGGATATAAAGCCTATAGTTATCAAAGATTTACATCTTTAATAAGGGAATATAGTATTGTGCTTAAAGTATGTTTACTGACATCTCTAATTGCGGTAGTAATTATCTTTCTCGCTGGTTTTAGGGAGTTTCCCCGTACTTTAATGATAGTTTATTTCTTCGTTAGTCTTGTCATATTTTCGCTTCAAAAAACGATATTATTTTTTATTGCTTCATTTATCAGAAAAAAAGGGCTTGACAGAAAAAAGATTCTCCTGGTTGGAGCGAATGGGAATGCTGGTCAATTTATTGAATCTGTGGAAAATAATTTTAGTTGGGGTTTGGATATCATTGGTGTTCTGACAGATTCCGGAAGTGACGTTGGGAAAGAGTTACAAGGGGTTAAAGTTTTAGGATTGATCGATGATTTAGAGTCAGTTTTAAAAAAGAATATCCCTGATGAATTGATGATCACTCTGTCAACGGACAGATTCGCTTCTATAAAACGAATAATTGAAATCTGTGAACGTGAAGGAGTAATGGTAAGGCTTAATTCAGATTTTCTGGGTTACATTACTAAAAGGGTAACCGTTGATAATGTTTTTGGACAAAATATTATTAGCTTCCATATGGTGGCGCAGTCTGAAATACAGTTATACAGTAAACGCTTGATTGATATAATATTTTCAGTTCTTGCAATTATTTTTTTTACACCTTTTATGTTATTCGCGATTTTTGGCATCTGGATTACGGATGGTCGACCAATCCTATATAATTGGAATGTAGTGGGGTTAAACAAAAAACCCTTTAAGAGCTGGAAATTAAGAACTATGGTGAAGAATGCTGATCTTTTAAAAAATGAACTAGTAGATAAAAATGAAATCAATGGGCCGGTATTTAAAATAGAGAATGATCCGAGAATAATACCTATTGGTAGAATTCTTAGAAAATTTAGCATTGATGAAATGCCTCAGCTTTTTAGTGTATTAAAGGGAGATATGAGTTTGGTTGGTCCAAGGCCTGTGTTTCCCAATGAACTTAGCAAATTTCAAAGTTGGCAGAGAAGAAAATTAAGTTTCAAACCCGGAATAACCTGCATTTGGCAAATCAATGGTAGAAATGCAGTAAATGATTTTGAGGAACGGGTAAGGATGGACTTAGAGTATATCGATAATTGGTCACTGTTGCTTGATCTTAAAATACTTCTAAAGACGATTCCAGTAGTTTTATTTGGAAGAGGAGCATCTTGA
- a CDS encoding class I SAM-dependent methyltransferase has translation MIKKVKNFIRRLFDKIRSYVYIKMNTKPFTNAMVKTTTINFDHSEMYSYGKVDLGKLTFEQYVYQTEILTSVIEIINKLDKDPYVDYTIMYLSNSMDKYKEHWKYADIATVLFCLSKLLRPENYLEIGVRKGRSMVMVTHNSPKCEVYGFDMWIDNYAEIENPGKEFVVKELEKFNYQGNSTFIEGDSHVTLKKFFTNNPNISFDLITVDGDHSFYGAVQDLVDVLSKVRIGGALVFDDIAHPEVLYLQEVWRNVVKSNPRFSTWEYTDIGYGVGVAIRRY, from the coding sequence ATGATTAAAAAAGTGAAAAATTTTATTAGGCGTCTCTTTGATAAAATAAGATCATATGTTTATATCAAAATGAATACAAAACCATTTACAAATGCAATGGTTAAAACCACGACGATTAATTTTGATCATAGTGAAATGTATAGCTATGGAAAAGTTGATCTGGGCAAATTAACCTTCGAACAATATGTATATCAAACAGAAATATTAACATCTGTTATCGAGATTATTAATAAACTAGATAAAGACCCGTATGTTGATTATACAATAATGTATTTAAGTAATAGCATGGACAAATATAAAGAGCATTGGAAATATGCCGATATTGCAACAGTATTATTCTGCTTAAGCAAACTACTTAGACCAGAGAATTACCTTGAAATCGGAGTTCGGAAGGGGCGAAGTATGGTTATGGTTACGCACAATTCACCCAAGTGTGAGGTTTATGGTTTTGATATGTGGATTGATAACTATGCTGAAATAGAAAACCCGGGAAAAGAATTTGTAGTCAAAGAGTTAGAAAAATTTAATTACCAAGGGAATTCAACTTTTATTGAGGGAGATAGTCATGTTACATTAAAAAAATTTTTCACCAATAATCCGAATATAAGTTTCGACCTTATTACAGTTGATGGTGACCATTCCTTCTATGGTGCTGTTCAGGATCTAGTGGATGTCCTCTCAAAAGTTAGGATTGGAGGAGCACTCGTCTTTGATGATATTGCTCATCCAGAAGTTTTATATCTACAGGAAGTATGGAGAAATGTAGTAAAGTCTAATCCTAGGTTTTCTACATGGGAGTATACAGATATAGGATACGGTGTTGGCGTAGCAATAAGGAGATATTGA
- a CDS encoding DUF115 domain-containing protein, whose amino-acid sequence MENIKRFFTLARKDITFKRIILAFFRRLANIPQFFLWKLPFGFAEENRNRLAKYKDIHAGKRVFIIANGPSLKYVDFGKLKNEITIGMNRIYLMKEVNGFVPTYLVCIDKKSQTLQFTDDYDNIDFPAFYNWDLRNVFKHKNRHIFLKEKLNPKFSKDLVKEPYGSGKTVTYACIQLAYFMGFDEVYLIGKDHTYNTDEKVGVPILSDGNEENHFIKGYYKPNMTWDAPDLKSEEYAYRIAKRVFEYEKKIIKDATINGQLNVFEKVDLSTLLYNSEK is encoded by the coding sequence ATGGAAAATATCAAAAGATTTTTCACTTTGGCACGAAAAGATATCACCTTTAAAAGAATTATTTTAGCCTTTTTCAGGAGGTTAGCTAATATCCCACAATTTTTTTTGTGGAAACTACCTTTTGGATTTGCTGAGGAGAATAGAAATCGATTGGCTAAATATAAAGATATTCATGCTGGTAAAAGAGTCTTCATCATAGCTAACGGTCCGAGTTTAAAGTATGTCGACTTTGGAAAATTAAAGAATGAGATAACAATCGGTATGAACAGAATATATTTGATGAAGGAAGTAAATGGTTTCGTACCTACATATTTAGTTTGTATAGATAAAAAATCACAGACGCTTCAATTTACGGATGATTATGATAATATAGATTTCCCCGCATTTTACAATTGGGACTTGAGGAATGTTTTTAAGCATAAAAACAGGCACATATTCTTAAAAGAAAAATTAAATCCCAAGTTTTCTAAAGATTTAGTTAAGGAGCCGTACGGTAGTGGTAAGACAGTTACTTACGCGTGTATTCAGTTAGCATATTTTATGGGGTTTGATGAGGTTTATTTAATCGGAAAAGATCATACATATAACACTGATGAAAAAGTAGGAGTCCCTATTTTAAGTGATGGAAACGAAGAAAATCATTTTATTAAGGGATATTATAAACCTAATATGACTTGGGATGCACCAGACTTAAAATCTGAGGAGTACGCTTATCGAATTGCTAAACGAGTATTTGAGTATGAAAAAAAAATCATAAAGGATGCCACAATTAACGGTCAGCTAAATGTTTTCGAAAAGGTTGATCTTTCTACGCTATTATACAATTCTGAAAAGTAG
- a CDS encoding NAD-dependent epimerase/dehydratase family protein, whose amino-acid sequence MKEKILITGGAGFIGSHLTQSLVNKNYDVTIIDNLSEQIHGDYRKSSLYKKVENISNFIHADIRSKSELTEAVNGCDIIVHLASETGTGQSMYNMEKYVDVNLRGTALLGDILVNDRSRKIKKIILASSRAVYGEGKYSCPDHKYVYPSLRTELNLLKKDFNIKCPFCNRNVSSVPTDEQSQTNPISIYGITKLCQEQILASTASTLKIPISILRFQNVYGPGQSLSNAYTGILSIFSNQILRGKSINIFEDGKESRDFVYIDDVIKSLEYVIEKNISGNNVFNVGSGIATSVIDMANILIKKYKIDVELNISGNFRLGDIRNNFADISKIRKSLDFHPQITLEEGISRFTNWVQGEALTVDNYELSLREMENAGILK is encoded by the coding sequence ATGAAAGAAAAGATATTAATAACAGGTGGCGCTGGTTTTATTGGTTCACACTTAACTCAGAGTTTAGTAAATAAAAATTATGATGTTACAATTATTGACAATTTATCTGAACAAATACATGGGGATTATAGAAAAAGTAGTTTATATAAAAAAGTTGAAAATATATCCAACTTTATTCATGCGGATATCAGATCAAAGTCAGAATTGACTGAAGCGGTAAATGGTTGTGACATTATTGTTCACTTAGCTTCTGAGACTGGCACTGGTCAGTCAATGTATAATATGGAGAAATATGTTGACGTTAATTTGAGAGGAACTGCATTGCTAGGTGATATACTAGTTAACGATAGATCAAGAAAAATAAAAAAAATTATTTTAGCATCTTCGAGAGCTGTATATGGAGAAGGGAAGTATTCTTGTCCAGATCACAAATATGTTTACCCTTCACTTCGTACTGAATTGAATTTACTGAAAAAAGATTTTAACATAAAATGTCCATTTTGTAATAGAAACGTATCATCTGTGCCGACTGATGAGCAGTCGCAAACTAATCCAATATCAATATATGGGATTACAAAATTATGCCAGGAACAAATACTAGCTTCAACTGCGAGTACTTTAAAAATTCCAATATCAATTTTGCGATTTCAGAACGTCTACGGACCAGGTCAATCATTATCCAACGCCTATACAGGGATATTATCGATTTTTTCAAATCAAATTTTGAGGGGGAAGAGTATCAATATTTTTGAAGATGGAAAAGAGAGCAGAGACTTTGTTTATATTGATGATGTTATAAAATCCTTAGAGTATGTCATTGAAAAGAATATTTCGGGAAATAATGTTTTTAATGTGGGGTCGGGTATTGCAACCTCGGTTATTGATATGGCAAACATTTTAATAAAAAAATACAAAATTGATGTTGAATTAAATATATCTGGTAACTTTCGTCTTGGTGATATTAGAAACAACTTTGCGGATATATCAAAAATTAGGAAGTCACTAGATTTTCATCCTCAAATAACTTTGGAGGAGGGTATTTCTCGTTTTACCAACTGGGTCCAGGGTGAAGCACTAACAGTAGATAATTATGAATTATCTTTGAGAGAGATGGAAAACGCAGGTATTCTCAAATGA
- a CDS encoding NAD-dependent epimerase/dehydratase family protein — MKNKIFIIGVNGFLGSSLAKYFYNLNYEIIGIDCTDHVSESTFASSMKYYKMQLPHADITNVIKETMPDYLIYAAGSASVQNSFEMPHDDFYYSVNSLLTILDNLRLHSRKTKVLFFSSAAVYGNAKKIPISEECDLLPISPYGYHKLICEQILREYNDIYGVKSTVFRIFSVYGKGLHTRIFWDICQQVINDDIVQLGGSGDETRDFINLKDFCEAVELVLKRSSFNGEIYNLASGKEVRIAELAKLVLSAFGSNKELNFTTIIRKGDPFNWCADITAIQKLGFVPKIEISQGINEYVKWFRETIK, encoded by the coding sequence TTGAAAAATAAAATTTTTATTATTGGCGTTAATGGATTTCTAGGCTCCTCTTTAGCTAAATATTTCTATAATCTAAATTATGAAATAATTGGTATCGACTGTACTGATCATGTTTCAGAGAGCACATTTGCATCGAGTATGAAATATTACAAAATGCAGTTGCCTCATGCAGATATCACTAATGTCATTAAAGAAACAATGCCTGACTACTTGATTTACGCCGCGGGATCAGCATCTGTTCAAAATTCTTTTGAAATGCCACATGATGATTTCTATTACTCTGTTAATTCCTTGTTAACCATTTTAGATAATCTTAGGCTACATTCAAGAAAAACAAAAGTATTATTTTTTTCTAGTGCTGCTGTTTATGGGAATGCAAAAAAAATACCTATTTCAGAAGAATGTGATCTGTTACCAATTTCTCCATATGGATATCATAAATTAATTTGCGAACAGATTTTGAGAGAGTATAATGATATATATGGAGTAAAATCAACTGTGTTTAGGATATTTTCTGTATATGGTAAGGGCCTTCATACACGAATATTCTGGGATATTTGTCAGCAAGTGATAAATGATGATATTGTCCAACTCGGTGGTAGTGGGGATGAAACTCGAGATTTTATTAACCTGAAGGATTTTTGTGAAGCTGTTGAACTTGTATTAAAAAGGAGCTCTTTTAATGGGGAGATTTATAATTTAGCGTCGGGAAAGGAGGTCAGAATCGCTGAATTAGCAAAATTAGTTCTTTCAGCATTTGGATCGAATAAAGAATTAAACTTCACTACAATCATTCGGAAAGGAGATCCTTTTAACTGGTGTGCAGATATTACAGCAATTCAAAAACTTGGATTTGTCCCAAAAATTGAAATCTCTCAAGGTATTAATGAATATGTAAAGTGGTTTAGAGAAACTATTAAATGA